In Ralstonia pseudosolanacearum, the DNA window ACCCTGGGTGTCCGGGGAAGCAAGACCTTGCTCGTCGATATGGATGAGCAGGGGACAGCCACCCGTTGGGCGGCTCAAGCACCCGAAGAGAAACCTTTTCCGGCTTCGGTCATCGGCCTGGCGCCATCAGGTGGGGCGATGCATCGGGAAGTGCGGAAATTTATCGCGGACTACGACTACATCGTGGTGGACTGCCCTCCGGCTGTTCATTCGCCAGCGTCTTCGAGTGCGTTGCTGATTTCAGACATCGCCATCATTCCAGTCGTGCCCTCGCCGCCGGATCTGTGGGCGGCGGTGGCTGCCAAGGCGTTGGCGCAGCAGGCGCAGGTGACCAACGAAACGTTGCGCGTACGTGTGCTGGCCAACATGGTTCAGCGTCGCGTGTCACTGGCCAAGCAGGCGATCGAAATTCTTGGTGATGATGGTGACATTCCATTGATGGAATCCATGATTGGTTCGCGTTCTGCTTTCCGGGAGTGCCAGGCCATTGGCGCGACTGTGCATGGTGTGCCGGGCGCTCGAGAGGCGATCAACGAGGTCGACATCATGGTTAATGAAATATTGCAGTTGTTGCGGGAGGGGCAGGTATGAGCGCCAAGCTGAAATCGCTCAAGGACGGAATGCTGGCCGGGATCGCCGCAGAAAAGACGAAGGCCGCACCGGTTGACCGGTTCGCATTGGCTGAGCAAGCCATCACCTCGCATCCCCGCGGGTTGCTCGGGCAGCCCGCCCTCCCAGCTTTCAGCGCTGAAAGTCCGGCCGAGACCAGCTCGGAGCGGCGGGTCGTCAAGATTCCGCTCGAACGGCTCCAAGAGAATCCGCTGAATGCCCGACGGATCTATGATCAGCAGATCGTCCAGGAGCGTGCCGCTTCGATCGCGACCCACGGCCAGCAGACCCCCGGCTTGGCCGCACCGGATCCCGCCAAGCCCGGCTGGTATGTGCTCATCGACGGTCACTACCGTAAGCGCGCCCTCGCTGCTGCGGGCAAGGCCGAGATGGAGTGCTTCATCGAGGACGGCCTGTCCGACATCGATTTCTACCGCTTGTCGTTTGTGCTGAACGAGCAGCGCTCGGGGCAGTCCGCGCTCGACAATGCGATCGCTTGGCGCCAGCTTCTTGATGATGGAAAAGTAAAAAAAGAAGAAGATATTTGCGAGATCACCGGTGTTTCGGCTGGGACGGTCAACAAGACACTGGCGTTGTTGAAGTTGCCTGAGAGTGTGCTCGAGGTGATGAAGGAGCGTCCGACCGGGATCGGCATTGCGACGGGCTACGAGTTGACGCTGTATTTCAAGAGTGCTGGCGAAGACAAAACCCGCGACCTGGTTCACCGAGTGCTGGAGGAGGGGTTGTCCAGCCGTGACGTCGAGCAGATCCGCAAGGTGGCGCAGGAAGGCCGCACCCGCAAGGTCAAGGAAGTCAGCCGCCAATACAAGATTCGCAACGATCGCGGCGATCTGCTGGGAACCATCAAGGAATGGGATTCCGGCCGCGTCATGTTGGATGTCAAGCTGGACGACCGGGCGGCACGCGAATCCCTGGTGGAAGCGCTGAAAAGCCGTTTTGGCCTGGACGTGGCACTGCTATAGCCTGCCGCCAGTCTTCTTCTCTCCACAAAAAGCGCCCTTCGAGGCGCTTTTTTTATTCCCAACTTCGGTGGCCTGGGCATTTCCCTCGGGAAGCGTACCCATTTCTGCGAGAGCGAAGTGATTGGCGGCAGAAGTGCGGTCTACCAGCGGCTTTCTGCGGTCACCGCCGGGGTCTGAAGTGATGAACGCGTGGCTCAAGCGTTGGATGAGGTGGCTCGAACTATATCACGAATCCATTTAAATAATGTTCTCTATCATGAGAATATTGATGTTTTTACCCCTTGATGTACACTATCAAAACATCAATCCGGACCACAATGGCACGCCCCTCCCAAAAGTTCTCCAAGGAACAGCTGCGGCAGATTGCTGAGGCCATCCATCAGCTTGATGTCGCGTTTCCGCACGACAACGGGATCTTTCTGGACGAGGTGATCGATGCCGTCCGGCAGATCACCCGGCGTGTCTACGGCGCCCGCCGCTATGCGAACTGGCTGGCGGATGCGGGGGTCGGCCGCAGGCCGAGCAACACCACGCTGCAAAAGGCCGTGGATCGCGCACGCAGCCGGGGGGAGGGCGGTTCGGGCGTTCTGGTGGAGACCGTTGAGCCGTGGCCGATCCCATGGGCGCCCGCAGAAACGGGTACGCTTATCGAGCGGCCCGCCCGCCCGACGCGCGATCTGGTCGCTTCCCGTGCCATCGGTATCGGTATCGGTTCGCCGGGAGCGGGTGCGGAATGGATGGAGGCCCGCATCCGTGCCGACGTCGCTGAACGCGCGCTCGAACATGAAGTGGCGCGCAACCGGCAGTTGCAGGCGGCCATGGCCGATCTGGAGCGCCGGCTGGGCGAGACCCTGGCCTCCGGACCGATCTCTGCGCCCAGTCTGGCCGGTGAAACCCTGCAGCGCCTGGTGCAGACTGTCGAGACGGTTTCGCGCCTGGAGGGCGCAGCCAATGCGCTGGCGGGCACCGAGCGCTTTCTGCGGCTGCAGAACGACGCCGTTCGCCAGCAGACGCAGAACGAGGCCGAGCAATTGCGCCAACGCATTCGCGTACTGGAGGCCGAAGCGGCGCAGCTGCGTACGCAGATTGAAGCCTATCGGCGTGCGCCGGAGCGGGGGGCACCA includes these proteins:
- a CDS encoding DNA-binding protein, whose protein sequence is MARPSQKFSKEQLRQIAEAIHQLDVAFPHDNGIFLDEVIDAVRQITRRVYGARRYANWLADAGVGRRPSNTTLQKAVDRARSRGEGGSGVLVETVEPWPIPWAPAETGTLIERPARPTRDLVASRAIGIGIGSPGAGAEWMEARIRADVAERALEHEVARNRQLQAAMADLERRLGETLASGPISAPSLAGETLQRLVQTVETVSRLEGAANALAGTERFLRLQNDAVRQQTQNEAEQLRQRIRVLEAEAAQLRTQIEAYRRAPERGAPVSRGWVKPSS
- a CDS encoding ParA family protein, translating into MSAKIVTVFNQKGGCGKTTVSMHIAGTLGVRGSKTLLVDMDEQGTATRWAAQAPEEKPFPASVIGLAPSGGAMHREVRKFIADYDYIVVDCPPAVHSPASSSALLISDIAIIPVVPSPPDLWAAVAAKALAQQAQVTNETLRVRVLANMVQRRVSLAKQAIEILGDDGDIPLMESMIGSRSAFRECQAIGATVHGVPGAREAINEVDIMVNEILQLLREGQV
- a CDS encoding ParB/RepB/Spo0J family partition protein is translated as MSAKLKSLKDGMLAGIAAEKTKAAPVDRFALAEQAITSHPRGLLGQPALPAFSAESPAETSSERRVVKIPLERLQENPLNARRIYDQQIVQERAASIATHGQQTPGLAAPDPAKPGWYVLIDGHYRKRALAAAGKAEMECFIEDGLSDIDFYRLSFVLNEQRSGQSALDNAIAWRQLLDDGKVKKEEDICEITGVSAGTVNKTLALLKLPESVLEVMKERPTGIGIATGYELTLYFKSAGEDKTRDLVHRVLEEGLSSRDVEQIRKVAQEGRTRKVKEVSRQYKIRNDRGDLLGTIKEWDSGRVMLDVKLDDRAARESLVEALKSRFGLDVALL